A stretch of Janibacter endophyticus DNA encodes these proteins:
- a CDS encoding threonine/serine ThrE exporter family protein — MSERPRRRPSVRGEAPTETLPMLGTLRGTPYRDPRVTRAVAEEHAVAEVIDVCLRVGELMLRSGAGAPSVEAATTAVAVAGGLEDMDVDLTMQSLHIQARTPSGSTVSRLRVVRAPQMDFARLAAVHSLVDDLVSGEVSIDQARGRLQEIRRAPRMWAKWIVTLGQGGVAAGVAMVLGAGWVGVLVALLTAVVVDRVLRALAAINLPDFYTGAIGGAVATTVAFIAYVLGRMDWFPMSPADFAYVVAGGIVMLLPSRTITSAMEDIIGGYPVTGTARLVAVLLHSFGLIVGVATALTACLAAVDAAGIILMPPDVGRLAWATSSPQMVFIGSAVVGLAGAVTLQAGRRMLLPAAALGVVAVALASYLTQVGMGRVTSTGIAAVALGFGARLVALRMDSPPITLGIPASFGLMPGLSIFIGLFHLTVPDGAGWQGSPTQGWASVLTALGVILAIATGVTLGEVLAAPLDSPVNQRRRLSGYREQRDEALGDRAVIEQPRSREGLTPEVTES; from the coding sequence ATGAGCGAGCGTCCCCGCCGTCGCCCGAGCGTGCGAGGCGAGGCCCCGACCGAGACCCTCCCCATGCTCGGGACGCTCCGCGGCACCCCGTACCGCGACCCTCGGGTCACCCGGGCGGTCGCCGAGGAGCACGCCGTCGCCGAGGTCATCGACGTGTGCCTGCGGGTCGGCGAGCTCATGCTTCGCTCCGGCGCGGGGGCGCCGTCGGTGGAGGCGGCGACCACCGCCGTCGCAGTGGCAGGCGGGCTCGAGGACATGGACGTCGACCTGACGATGCAGTCGCTGCACATCCAGGCGCGCACCCCGTCGGGATCGACCGTCTCGAGGCTGCGGGTCGTGCGGGCGCCGCAGATGGACTTCGCCCGGCTCGCGGCCGTCCACTCCCTCGTCGACGACCTCGTCTCCGGCGAGGTGAGCATCGACCAGGCGCGGGGCAGGCTCCAGGAGATCCGGCGGGCGCCGCGGATGTGGGCCAAGTGGATCGTCACCCTCGGCCAAGGGGGTGTCGCGGCCGGTGTCGCCATGGTCCTCGGGGCCGGCTGGGTCGGCGTGCTCGTCGCGCTCCTCACGGCGGTCGTCGTCGACCGGGTCCTGCGGGCGCTCGCCGCGATCAACCTCCCGGACTTCTACACCGGTGCGATCGGGGGAGCGGTCGCGACGACCGTCGCCTTCATCGCCTACGTCCTCGGCCGGATGGACTGGTTCCCGATGTCGCCGGCGGACTTTGCCTACGTCGTCGCCGGCGGCATCGTCATGCTCCTGCCCTCGCGCACGATCACCTCCGCGATGGAGGACATCATCGGGGGCTACCCCGTGACGGGGACGGCGCGGCTGGTGGCCGTGCTGCTCCACTCCTTCGGCCTCATCGTCGGGGTCGCGACGGCCCTGACCGCCTGCCTGGCGGCGGTGGACGCGGCGGGCATCATCCTCATGCCGCCGGACGTCGGGCGCCTGGCCTGGGCGACGTCGAGCCCGCAGATGGTCTTCATCGGGTCGGCCGTCGTCGGTCTCGCCGGCGCGGTCACCCTCCAGGCGGGGCGGCGCATGCTGCTGCCGGCCGCAGCGCTCGGGGTCGTGGCGGTCGCGCTCGCGAGCTATCTCACCCAGGTCGGCATGGGACGGGTCACCTCCACCGGCATCGCCGCGGTCGCGCTCGGCTTCGGCGCCCGCCTCGTCGCGCTGCGCATGGACTCCCCGCCCATCACGCTGGGCATCCCGGCGAGCTTCGGCCTCATGCCGGGTCTGTCGATCTTCATCGGTCTCTTCCACCTCACCGTCCCCGACGGTGCCGGGTGGCAGGGCTCGCCCACGCAGGGCTGGGCCAGCGTGCTGACCGCCCTCGGCGTCATCCTCGCGATCGCGACGGGGGTCACCCTCGGCGAGGTGCTCGCAGCCCCGCTCGACTCGCCGGTCAACCAGCGGCGACGGCTCAGCGGCTACCGCGAGCAGCGAGACGAGGCGCTGGGCGACCGGGCCGTCATCGAGCAGCCACGCTCCCGCGAGGGCTTGACCCCTGAGGTCACGGAGAGCTAA
- a CDS encoding transglycosylase family protein: MFATEDFPVRKPSSRSRRVRVAAAVVGAAAAAAGGVGLATSAGATDTVWDRVATCESGQNWSINTGNGYYGGLQFHPQTWTGFGGGQYAAYAHQATRGQQIEIAQKVLRVQGPRAWPVCSVRAGLTVANGLAVDPYAGEDRASRTTTRPATTSTGGTLVVDGIIGPKTNAGIETWVGGSVNGWLDRSDKMKMQGKLGVAQDGAIGPITTKALQRKVGAGVDGQWGPQTTSRLQSWLNSNVLR; encoded by the coding sequence ATGTTCGCCACCGAAGACTTCCCCGTCCGCAAGCCCTCCTCGCGCTCGCGCCGCGTCCGGGTTGCCGCTGCCGTCGTCGGCGCGGCCGCAGCTGCCGCCGGAGGGGTCGGCCTCGCGACGAGCGCCGGCGCCACGGACACCGTCTGGGACCGGGTCGCGACGTGCGAGTCCGGCCAGAACTGGTCGATCAACACCGGCAACGGCTACTACGGCGGCCTGCAGTTCCACCCCCAGACCTGGACCGGCTTCGGCGGTGGCCAGTACGCGGCCTACGCGCACCAGGCCACCCGGGGTCAGCAGATCGAGATCGCGCAGAAGGTCCTGCGCGTCCAGGGCCCCAGGGCGTGGCCGGTGTGCTCCGTTCGGGCCGGTCTCACCGTGGCCAACGGCCTCGCGGTCGACCCCTACGCCGGCGAGGACCGCGCGTCGCGGACCACCACGCGTCCGGCGACGACCTCGACCGGTGGCACGCTCGTCGTCGACGGGATCATCGGCCCGAAGACCAACGCCGGCATCGAGACCTGGGTCGGTGGGTCCGTCAACGGCTGGCTCGACCGCTCCGACAAGATGAAGATGCAGGGCAAGCTGGGCGTCGCCCAGGACGGCGCGATCGGCCCGATCACGACCAAGGCGCTCCAGCGCAAGGTCGGGGCGGGCGTCGACGGCCAGTGGGGTCCGCAGACCACCTCGCGGCTGCAGTCCTGGCTCAACAGCAACGTCCTGCGCTGA
- a CDS encoding SDR family oxidoreductase → MARSTVARRAAQMVRKDSKGGFPKQQQSPPGSTEAMKPVPDHGEETWVGHDRLAGLKALITGGDSGIGRAVAIAYAREGADVAIGYLPDEQADAEATAALVEEAGRSAVLVPGDLVERETCEQVVKDAAEGLGGLNILVNNAGYHWAKGKEGLAGLDPVEVDRVIRTNLYATIWLSKAALRHLRKGDCIINTSSVQAYDPSTQLIDYAATKAAINNLTVSLAEDLGPRGIRVNAVAPGPIWTPLQPATRPNSKIETFGADTPLGRAGQPAELAGAYVFLASPEEASFVSGTIVGVTGGRGVF, encoded by the coding sequence ATGGCACGGTCGACGGTGGCCCGACGGGCAGCGCAGATGGTCCGCAAGGACAGCAAGGGCGGCTTCCCCAAGCAGCAGCAGAGCCCTCCCGGCAGCACCGAGGCGATGAAGCCGGTGCCCGACCACGGTGAGGAGACCTGGGTCGGCCACGATCGGCTCGCCGGCCTCAAGGCACTCATCACCGGCGGTGACTCCGGCATCGGCCGCGCCGTCGCGATCGCCTACGCCCGCGAGGGCGCCGATGTCGCGATCGGGTACCTGCCCGACGAGCAGGCCGACGCCGAGGCGACCGCCGCGCTCGTCGAGGAGGCGGGCCGGTCGGCGGTTCTCGTGCCCGGCGACCTCGTCGAGCGGGAGACCTGCGAGCAGGTCGTCAAGGATGCCGCGGAGGGCCTCGGTGGGCTGAACATCCTCGTGAACAACGCCGGGTACCACTGGGCGAAGGGCAAGGAAGGACTGGCCGGTCTCGACCCCGTCGAGGTCGATCGGGTGATCCGGACGAACCTCTACGCGACGATCTGGCTCAGCAAGGCGGCGCTGAGGCACCTGCGCAAGGGCGACTGCATCATCAACACGAGCTCGGTCCAGGCCTACGACCCCTCGACCCAGCTCATCGACTACGCCGCGACGAAGGCCGCGATCAACAACCTCACGGTCAGCCTCGCCGAGGACCTCGGTCCGCGGGGCATCCGGGTCAACGCCGTCGCGCCGGGCCCGATCTGGACCCCGCTCCAGCCGGCGACGCGGCCGAACAGCAAGATCGAGACCTTCGGCGCGGACACGCCGCTCGGTCGGGCCGGTCAGCCGGCCGAGCTCGCGGGCGCGTACGTCTTCCTCGCCTCGCCCGAGGAGGCGAGCTTCGTCTCCGGCACGATCGTCGGCGTCACCGGGGGCCGCGGGGTCTTCTAG
- a CDS encoding DinB family protein, whose protein sequence is MDIVASLVDQLEWHWDNQLRPRLEGLTDEEYLWEPVPGCWSLRPKGESVAPVQAGEGDIVIEFAFPEPDPAPVTTIAWRLGHVVVGCFGARTHSHFGGPPADYMTWPWAASADEALVQLDAAHGAWVRGVGGLDVEALARPVGEAEGPWAERPMIDLVLHVHREVVHHGAEMSLLRDLYARLG, encoded by the coding sequence ATGGACATCGTTGCGAGCCTCGTCGACCAGCTCGAGTGGCACTGGGACAACCAGCTCCGGCCGCGCCTGGAGGGCCTCACCGACGAGGAGTACCTCTGGGAGCCGGTCCCCGGCTGCTGGAGCCTGCGGCCGAAGGGGGAGTCCGTCGCCCCCGTGCAAGCCGGAGAGGGTGACATCGTCATCGAGTTCGCCTTCCCCGAGCCCGACCCTGCCCCCGTCACGACGATCGCGTGGCGGCTCGGGCACGTCGTCGTCGGCTGCTTCGGGGCGCGGACGCACAGCCACTTCGGCGGCCCACCCGCCGACTACATGACGTGGCCATGGGCCGCGAGCGCCGACGAGGCACTCGTCCAGCTCGACGCCGCCCACGGCGCCTGGGTGCGCGGCGTCGGCGGCCTCGACGTCGAGGCGCTCGCACGGCCCGTCGGCGAGGCCGAGGGCCCGTGGGCCGAGCGGCCGATGATCGACCTCGTCCTCCACGTCCACCGCGAGGTGGTCCACCACGGCGCCGAGATGTCGCTGCTTCGCGACCTCTACGCCCGCCTCGGCTAG
- a CDS encoding response regulator transcription factor has translation MQTSPGGQAPIRVAVLNDYELVVRGVAAMLEPHSDRVQVVELDSKLSAGQPVDIGLYDTFSLPAAVEDHLDDVVSDHHVTRSVLYTWSATPEVVAAARDRGVAAVLPKSLRADELVRALEQVHAGAQILEPQPSEGEGDHAGGWPGKAEGLTPRQSEIIALITEGLTNQEIARRTYLSINSVKSYIRAAYRTMGVTSRSQAVLWGIDHGFQRDRRRIVLDEGASGRLS, from the coding sequence ATGCAGACCAGCCCTGGCGGGCAGGCACCCATCAGGGTCGCCGTCCTCAACGACTACGAGCTCGTCGTCCGCGGGGTCGCGGCGATGCTCGAGCCGCACTCCGACCGTGTCCAGGTCGTCGAGCTCGACAGCAAGCTCTCGGCGGGGCAGCCGGTGGACATCGGGCTGTACGACACCTTCTCCCTCCCGGCGGCCGTCGAGGACCACCTCGACGACGTCGTGAGCGACCACCACGTGACACGGTCCGTCCTCTACACGTGGTCGGCGACCCCTGAGGTCGTCGCCGCGGCACGTGACCGTGGCGTCGCCGCCGTGCTGCCCAAGTCACTGCGAGCTGACGAGCTCGTCCGCGCACTGGAGCAGGTGCACGCGGGCGCGCAGATCCTCGAGCCACAGCCGTCCGAGGGCGAGGGCGACCACGCCGGCGGGTGGCCGGGCAAGGCAGAGGGACTCACCCCGCGGCAGTCCGAGATCATCGCGCTGATCACCGAGGGTCTGACGAACCAGGAGATCGCCCGCCGGACCTACCTGAGCATCAACTCGGTGAAGTCCTACATCCGGGCCGCGTACCGGACGATGGGAGTCACCTCCCGCAGCCAGGCGGTCCTCTGGGGGATCGACCACGGCTTCCAGCGCGACCGTCGCCGGATCGTCCTGGACGAGGGGGCGTCAGGTCGCCTGTCGTAG
- a CDS encoding catalase, producing MATPKKSTAKSSATKKAGPKKNPKDVRGQGDELHQMAGGDSPPMTTAQGQPVQDDQNSLRAGDRGPTLMNDAHFREKLFHFDHERIPERVVHARGYGAHGVFESNGDHSDITRASLFSAKGKQTEVFVRFSTVAGNLGSFDLARDVRGFATKFYTDEGNWDLVGNNIPVFFIQDAIKFPDLVHAVKEEQDRGFPQAQSAHDTFWDFVGLMPESTHMTLWQMSDRAIPRSFRMMEGFGVHTFRFLTGDGTSRFVKLHWKPVLGMQSVVWNEAVKINGADPDFHRRDLYDAIEVGDFPQWELGVQVFDDAFADEFDFDVLDPTKIIPEEILPVRVLGTMTLNRTVDNVFSETEQVAFMTQNVPPGIDFSNDPLLQGRNFSYLDTQLKRLGSTNFTQLEVNAPRCPVAHFQRDGHMQTAHQSGRANYEPNSFTGTDRGPREVGDAGHVPFAQPIQGDTRRIRAESFADHYSQARQFYVSQTPVEQDHIVAAYVFELGKCEIPEIRTRVMANLRNVDETLAQRIADGLGMDLPAASPAAVAARTDLEPTPATSILANAKDTFEGRKLGILVGEDADGAVVDGLRSAVTKAGGQVDVVAIAVGGEQLKGGKKVVADHAVAGGPSVLFDAVAIVTGDAGAKKLADEPAARDFLTDAFTHFKVIGLTTEAAPLVSAAGLDGKLDDACLTLGAAKTRAEFVTRCAGPRAWDRDITA from the coding sequence GTGGCCACCCCGAAGAAGAGCACGGCCAAGAGCTCGGCGACGAAGAAGGCCGGACCGAAGAAGAACCCGAAGGATGTCCGCGGTCAGGGCGACGAGCTGCACCAGATGGCCGGCGGCGACTCGCCTCCGATGACCACCGCCCAGGGCCAGCCCGTCCAGGACGACCAGAACTCCCTGCGCGCCGGGGACCGCGGCCCGACCCTGATGAACGACGCCCACTTCCGGGAGAAGCTCTTCCACTTCGACCACGAGCGCATCCCGGAGCGGGTGGTCCACGCCCGCGGCTACGGCGCCCACGGGGTCTTCGAGTCCAACGGCGACCACAGCGACATCACCCGCGCGTCGCTCTTCTCGGCGAAGGGGAAGCAGACCGAGGTCTTCGTCCGCTTCTCGACCGTGGCCGGCAACCTTGGCTCCTTCGACCTCGCCCGGGACGTCCGTGGCTTCGCGACGAAGTTCTACACCGACGAGGGCAACTGGGACCTCGTCGGCAACAACATTCCTGTCTTCTTCATCCAGGACGCGATCAAGTTCCCCGACCTCGTGCACGCCGTCAAGGAGGAGCAGGACCGCGGCTTCCCGCAGGCGCAGAGCGCGCACGACACCTTCTGGGACTTCGTCGGGCTCATGCCCGAGTCCACCCACATGACGCTCTGGCAGATGTCCGACCGCGCCATCCCCCGCTCCTTCCGGATGATGGAGGGCTTCGGCGTCCACACCTTCAGGTTCCTCACCGGCGACGGCACGAGCCGTTTCGTCAAGCTCCACTGGAAGCCGGTCCTCGGCATGCAGTCCGTCGTGTGGAACGAGGCGGTGAAGATCAATGGCGCCGACCCGGACTTCCACCGCCGCGACCTCTACGACGCGATCGAGGTGGGCGACTTCCCGCAGTGGGAGCTGGGCGTCCAGGTCTTCGACGACGCCTTCGCCGACGAGTTCGACTTCGACGTGCTCGACCCGACGAAGATCATCCCGGAGGAGATCCTCCCCGTCCGCGTCCTCGGCACGATGACGCTCAACCGCACGGTCGACAACGTCTTCAGCGAGACCGAGCAGGTCGCCTTCATGACCCAGAACGTGCCGCCGGGCATCGACTTCAGCAACGACCCGCTGCTCCAGGGCCGCAACTTCTCCTACCTCGACACCCAGCTCAAGCGGCTGGGGAGCACCAACTTCACCCAGCTCGAGGTCAACGCCCCCCGCTGCCCGGTCGCGCACTTCCAGCGCGACGGGCACATGCAGACGGCGCACCAGAGCGGCCGCGCCAACTACGAGCCCAACTCCTTCACCGGGACCGACCGCGGTCCCCGCGAGGTCGGCGACGCCGGCCACGTCCCCTTCGCCCAGCCCATCCAGGGCGACACGCGTCGGATCCGCGCCGAGTCCTTCGCCGACCACTACAGCCAGGCCCGCCAGTTCTACGTCAGCCAGACCCCGGTCGAGCAGGACCACATCGTCGCCGCGTACGTCTTCGAGCTCGGCAAGTGCGAGATCCCGGAGATCCGCACCCGGGTGATGGCCAACCTGCGCAACGTCGACGAGACGCTCGCGCAGCGGATCGCCGACGGGCTCGGCATGGACCTGCCGGCGGCGAGCCCGGCCGCCGTCGCCGCGCGCACCGACCTCGAGCCGACCCCGGCCACGAGCATCCTAGCCAACGCCAAGGACACCTTCGAGGGTCGCAAGCTCGGGATCCTCGTGGGTGAGGATGCCGACGGAGCGGTCGTCGACGGGTTGCGCAGCGCCGTCACCAAGGCGGGCGGGCAGGTCGACGTCGTCGCGATCGCGGTCGGCGGCGAGCAGCTCAAGGGCGGCAAGAAGGTCGTGGCCGACCACGCGGTCGCCGGTGGTCCCTCCGTGCTCTTCGACGCCGTCGCCATCGTCACCGGCGACGCCGGCGCGAAGAAGCTCGCCGACGAGCCGGCGGCGCGCGACTTCCTCACGGACGCCTTCACCCACTTCAAGGTCATCGGGCTGACAACCGAGGCAGCACCGCTCGTCAGCGCGGCCGGCCTCGACGGCAAGCTCGACGACGCCTGCCTCACCCTCGGCGCGGCCAAGACCCGCGCCGAGTTCGTCACCCGGTGCGCGGGACCGCGTGCCTGGGACCGCGACATCACCGCCTGA
- a CDS encoding zinc-dependent alcohol dehydrogenase, producing MRALTWQGPRDVRVEDVPDPRIEQPTDAIIRVTSTAICGSDLHLYEPLGPFLTKGDVLGHETMGVVEEVGSEVTHIAVGDRVVVPFNISCGHCWMCERGLTAQCETTQVTEHGKGASLFGYTELYGSVPGGQAEYLRVPQAHFGPVKVPEGVADERFLYLSDILPTAWQGVAWTEVDEGDTLAVFGLGPVGQLATRIARHRGLRVIGVDNVPERLAAARAFDIEVLSTDEVDDIPAAIKDLTHGRGADGTLDAVGMEAHGSPVLGAAVKAAGLLPDALAKPLMERAGIDRLAALHGAISAVRRGGTVSVSGVYGGMADPMPMMEMFDKGIALRMGQCHVRRWVDDILPVVADDADVLGLESLATHRLPLEEAPHGYEIFQKKQDGCIKVVLQP from the coding sequence ATGCGAGCACTCACCTGGCAGGGCCCCCGCGACGTCCGCGTGGAGGACGTCCCCGACCCGCGGATCGAGCAACCGACGGACGCGATCATCCGGGTCACGTCGACGGCGATCTGCGGGTCGGACCTGCACCTCTACGAGCCCCTCGGCCCCTTCCTGACGAAGGGGGACGTCCTCGGCCACGAGACGATGGGCGTCGTCGAGGAGGTCGGCAGCGAGGTCACCCACATCGCCGTCGGCGACCGGGTCGTCGTCCCCTTCAACATCTCGTGCGGGCACTGCTGGATGTGCGAGCGGGGGCTGACCGCGCAGTGCGAGACGACGCAGGTCACCGAGCATGGCAAGGGTGCCTCGCTCTTCGGCTACACCGAGCTGTACGGCTCGGTGCCCGGCGGTCAGGCGGAGTACCTGCGCGTGCCGCAGGCGCACTTCGGGCCGGTCAAGGTGCCCGAGGGCGTCGCGGACGAGCGCTTCCTCTACCTCTCCGACATCCTCCCGACGGCCTGGCAGGGCGTCGCCTGGACGGAGGTCGACGAGGGCGACACCCTGGCCGTCTTCGGCCTCGGCCCGGTCGGCCAGCTCGCCACCCGGATCGCCCGGCACCGGGGCCTGCGGGTCATCGGTGTCGACAACGTCCCGGAGCGGCTCGCCGCCGCGCGAGCCTTCGACATCGAGGTGCTGAGCACCGATGAGGTCGATGACATCCCCGCCGCGATCAAGGACCTCACCCACGGCCGCGGCGCCGACGGCACGCTCGACGCCGTCGGGATGGAGGCGCACGGCAGCCCGGTCCTCGGGGCCGCGGTCAAGGCCGCCGGTCTCCTCCCGGACGCGCTCGCCAAGCCGCTCATGGAGCGCGCGGGCATCGACCGGCTGGCCGCCCTGCACGGCGCGATCAGCGCGGTTCGCCGTGGCGGCACCGTCTCCGTCAGCGGGGTCTACGGCGGCATGGCCGACCCGATGCCGATGATGGAGATGTTCGACAAGGGCATCGCGCTGCGCATGGGGCAGTGCCACGTCCGGCGCTGGGTCGACGACATCCTCCCGGTCGTCGCCGACGACGCCGACGTGCTCGGTCTCGAGTCGCTCGCGACCCACCGACTCCCGCTCGAGGAGGCCCCGCACGGTTACGAGATCTTCCAGAAGAAGCAGGACGGCTGCATCAAGGTCGTGCTCCAGCCGTGA
- a CDS encoding SDR family NAD(P)-dependent oxidoreductase, translating to MSAEVAATTPGVAVVAGASRGLGLLISTELARRGFRVHGCGHSAATLDRAATLVAHRSGRGEGGPGGAPFVPSVCDVRDADAVQAWVERVLEDEGRIDVAIHVAGIIQVGPVGSTTLGHFRDAVETMLMGPVHLALSVLPTMRSAGRGRIGIVSSVGGVVSVPHLLPYSVAKFGAVGLSEGLHAELAGSGVTATTIVPGLMRTGGHVGAQFVGHAEHDYAWFAPGASMPVLSVGAERAARRIVDGVLAGRSQVELTPLTMVGRRVHGLAPALTVRAMGLASRILPEGPERGPSMSPQRPRVSGATARARLGSRVVNALSVLGDRAARRNNERV from the coding sequence GTGAGCGCTGAGGTTGCCGCTACCACGCCGGGGGTGGCCGTCGTCGCGGGCGCCTCGCGCGGGCTCGGCCTGCTCATCAGCACCGAGCTGGCCCGCCGCGGCTTCCGGGTCCACGGGTGCGGCCACTCCGCGGCGACGCTCGACCGGGCCGCGACGCTCGTCGCCCATCGCTCGGGCCGAGGCGAAGGGGGACCCGGCGGGGCCCCCTTCGTCCCCTCGGTGTGTGACGTCCGGGACGCGGATGCGGTCCAGGCATGGGTCGAGCGGGTCCTCGAGGACGAAGGGAGGATCGACGTCGCCATCCACGTCGCCGGGATCATCCAGGTCGGCCCCGTCGGCTCGACGACGCTCGGACACTTCCGGGACGCGGTCGAGACGATGCTCATGGGCCCGGTGCACCTCGCTCTGTCGGTGCTGCCGACGATGCGCTCGGCGGGGAGAGGCCGGATCGGCATCGTCAGCTCGGTGGGTGGGGTCGTCAGCGTGCCCCACCTCCTGCCGTACTCGGTGGCGAAGTTCGGTGCCGTCGGCCTGTCGGAGGGTCTGCACGCCGAGCTCGCCGGCTCGGGCGTCACGGCCACGACGATCGTCCCGGGGCTCATGCGCACGGGCGGGCATGTCGGTGCGCAGTTCGTCGGTCATGCCGAGCACGACTACGCGTGGTTCGCGCCCGGTGCGTCGATGCCGGTGCTCTCCGTCGGCGCAGAGCGGGCCGCCCGTCGGATCGTCGACGGGGTGCTCGCCGGCCGGTCGCAGGTCGAGCTCACCCCGCTCACGATGGTCGGCCGCCGCGTCCACGGTCTGGCGCCGGCGCTGACGGTACGCGCCATGGGCCTCGCCTCACGGATCCTGCCCGAGGGTCCCGAGCGTGGTCCGTCGATGTCGCCGCAGCGCCCCCGGGTGAGCGGCGCGACCGCTCGGGCCCGCCTGGGGTCGCGCGTCGTCAACGCGCTGAGCGTCCTGGGGGACCGGGCGGCTCGTCGCAACAACGAAAGGGTGTGA
- a CDS encoding acyl-CoA dehydrogenase family protein produces the protein MQVDNALVERVRVLGAHAQHDGVINGVLDLARELGPVGASVGSDPVAYLRTLLSLGAGDLTVARVVEPHLDATAILAQAADGDHEAVVPGPGDGVWGVYAAHGAGHHLLASREGEGWVLTGRKPWCSLAGELSHAVITAHTGPETTRAFAVRLDDPGVRHPEQAWVSRGLTRVRSTTLELDGVPATPLGDDGWYLRRPGFAWGGIGVAAVWLGAAHALLSTLTEASLRRPPDQIASAHLGRADALLHAADATLVAAAVSIEAGEGVGEAGALLAARVRATCADAAEQLLTIVGHALGPGPLTGDDEHARRVADLTVYVRQHHAERDLARLGALVLARQER, from the coding sequence GTGCAGGTCGACAACGCGCTGGTCGAGCGGGTCCGCGTGCTGGGCGCGCACGCCCAGCACGACGGCGTGATCAACGGGGTCCTTGACCTTGCCCGGGAGCTGGGGCCGGTCGGGGCCTCGGTCGGGAGCGACCCGGTGGCCTACCTGCGGACCCTGCTCTCCCTCGGCGCCGGCGATCTCACCGTCGCGCGGGTCGTCGAGCCGCACCTCGACGCGACGGCGATCCTCGCTCAGGCCGCGGACGGCGACCACGAGGCCGTTGTCCCCGGGCCCGGCGACGGCGTCTGGGGGGTGTACGCGGCCCACGGAGCAGGTCATCACCTGCTGGCCTCGCGAGAGGGGGAGGGCTGGGTCCTCACCGGGCGCAAGCCGTGGTGCTCCCTCGCCGGCGAGCTGAGCCATGCCGTCATCACCGCGCACACGGGACCCGAGACGACCCGAGCCTTCGCGGTGCGTCTCGACGACCCGGGGGTGCGCCACCCCGAGCAGGCCTGGGTCTCGCGCGGGCTGACGCGGGTCCGCTCGACCACGCTCGAGCTCGACGGCGTCCCGGCGACGCCGCTCGGGGACGACGGCTGGTATCTCCGGCGCCCCGGCTTCGCCTGGGGCGGCATCGGCGTGGCCGCGGTCTGGCTCGGCGCCGCCCACGCGCTCCTCAGCACCCTCACCGAGGCGAGCCTGCGCCGCCCGCCCGACCAGATCGCCTCGGCGCACCTCGGTCGCGCCGACGCTCTCCTCCACGCCGCCGACGCGACCCTCGTCGCGGCCGCGGTGTCGATCGAGGCGGGGGAGGGCGTCGGCGAGGCCGGAGCGCTGCTCGCCGCGCGGGTCCGCGCGACGTGCGCTGACGCCGCCGAGCAGCTCCTGACGATCGTCGGGCACGCGCTCGGCCCCGGTCCGCTCACCGGCGACGACGAGCACGCGAGACGTGTCGCCGACCTCACCGTCTACGTCCGCCAGCACCATGCCGAGCGAGACCTCGCGCGACTCGGCGCCCTCGTGCTCGCCAGGCAGGAGCGATGA